In the genome of Metabacillus litoralis, the window AGCAGCTAAAAAGAAAAAACTAGCTGGCATGTAATTGGAAAGCTAATTTGAATAGGCTGATTCTATTGAATAGAATCAGCCTATTCACTTAAAGTAATGTTCATAGTTTAATTTGTGGATGAATGGTAACCTGACTTACCTAGCTCCAATTTACTAAAAAAATGGAACAATTTATGTGTTAGTATATAATTAGAGTTTTGTCCACAGTAAGTAACTAGCAAGTAAACTTGTGAGGAGGGGACATGATGGATGTTTCAGAAAGACTTTCGTTTTTTCCTAGCCTGTACCAAGTTGTCGATAATCCGAAGCTTGGGATGTGGATGTTATACTTAACAATCTTATTTTTATCGATTCTTGTATATAAACTTGGGTTTGCTAAAAAACTCCCAATTTTAAAATCGGCTGTTATTTATACCTTTTTAGCCTTTGGTTGTACGGTATTAACGTTTTTAGGGATCTTTTTACCAGTTGCAGAAGGATTAGTGGTTGCAGCACTTATTTTAATTATTTACAAAATCAGGCTATATCAGTCAAAAAACAAGAAGCAGAAGAAGCAAAATAAAGGTTCTGACCAAAGTCAGAACCTTTATTTTTTAGTTGATTTAGAAAAAAATCGTAGTGGAATTGGTAGGATTAAGGCGTATAGTAAGTGTCCTAGTGTCCACCAAAGTATAGCTGTAAAGTCAAGTATATCTGGTGTTTCTTTTATGGAAAGTATTGTTAAAGGGAAATATAAAAAAACAGTTGGTAAGGTTAGGAAACATGAAAGAAGAACCTGCTGTTTCATCTGTATGAGCTTAGGGGAATGAGTAAAAAAAACAAAGATTACCCCGATTATAACAGATACTGCTAGATGAATAATAAATTCTAAGATTTCAGGAATATAACCAATATAAATAAAATCAATATTTAATAATAGTGTGTAAACCTTTAGTTTTGTTAATGTTTCGACTAATTTTAAAAACAAGCCCAATACCGTTCCGCTTATAAGTCCGGTAACGAGCCCTTGAAGTATTCTCACCAGGTGTCTTCTGTCTTTTTATCTTGATAAAGTCGAAACTTACCAGTTGCAATTCGCTCATTTGTTTTTTCTGTAATTCTGTTTTGACAAGGATTACACATATATGTATGAATTGGACGATTTCTAAGTCGTTTTGCAACTAATGTTTCATCGTCAATGTTTTCCACTGTATCACAAATAACACACTTAACTCTCATTTGGCACCTCTTTATTATTTAAT includes:
- a CDS encoding YlaI family protein; the protein is MRVKCVICDTVENIDDETLVAKRLRNRPIHTYMCNPCQNRITEKTNERIATGKFRLYQDKKTEDTW